A single window of Anaerocolumna chitinilytica DNA harbors:
- the mscL gene encoding large conductance mechanosensitive channel protein MscL produces the protein MIKEFKEFISKGNIMDLAVGIIIGSAFTAIVNSVVKDILTPLLGLLIGGINFGGLSVKLGDAVITYGNFIQNIIVFFLTAIAVFFMMKGINSIRSFGKKKTEDTIAKAPTTKICPFCMSEINMKATRCPHCTSVLEDKEEI, from the coding sequence ATGATCAAGGAATTTAAAGAGTTTATCTCCAAAGGAAATATCATGGATCTCGCTGTTGGTATAATTATAGGCAGCGCATTTACGGCTATCGTAAATTCTGTGGTCAAGGATATATTGACCCCATTACTTGGTTTACTGATAGGCGGAATTAATTTTGGCGGTCTGTCGGTGAAGCTGGGAGATGCCGTAATTACATATGGCAATTTCATTCAGAATATAATTGTATTTTTTCTAACAGCGATAGCAGTATTTTTTATGATGAAGGGGATTAATAGCATTCGGAGTTTCGGAAAGAAAAAGACAGAAGATACAATAGCCAAAGCCCCGACGACTAAAATCTGTCCTTTCTGTATGTCTGAAATCAATATGAAAGCAACCAGATGCCCGCATTGTACCTCTGTTCTGGAAGACAAGGAAGAGATATAG
- a CDS encoding helix-turn-helix domain-containing protein, with the protein MATLYEAMNDNFDLLPVKIYKHDLNGKHIWTPLHWHRSIEILVTLEGRHYFNVESCDFLFTEDDWLFVNSSELHSSRYININDHLRGISIIISLPFIETWLGKGLFFYNPHNAEVTEQVKQIASYIYDSDTSSPYYGITLMQKTYELLMIIGNHCIQKDKVYSIPLYKEQGKASEFLEYIEQNYKEELSLKQIAAHFKYSPSYFSRFFKEIVGVGYNSYLNFVRVNHAADQLLKTHSTLTICALNNGFPNTKSFITSFKKLYGCTPGKFINS; encoded by the coding sequence ATGGCTACATTATACGAAGCAATGAATGATAATTTTGACTTATTGCCGGTAAAAATCTATAAACACGATTTAAACGGCAAACATATATGGACGCCTCTCCACTGGCATCGAAGCATTGAGATCTTAGTAACCTTGGAGGGACGGCATTATTTTAATGTAGAAAGCTGTGACTTTCTGTTCACAGAAGATGACTGGCTATTTGTTAACAGCAGCGAGCTCCATTCCTCCCGTTATATCAATATAAACGATCACCTTCGTGGTATCTCCATCATAATCTCCCTCCCCTTTATCGAAACCTGGCTGGGTAAAGGATTATTTTTTTATAACCCTCACAATGCCGAGGTTACTGAACAGGTAAAACAGATTGCATCCTATATCTACGACAGTGATACGTCCTCACCTTATTATGGAATTACATTAATGCAGAAAACCTACGAACTGCTTATGATTATCGGGAACCATTGTATACAAAAAGATAAGGTATATTCCATCCCTCTTTATAAAGAACAGGGAAAAGCCTCCGAGTTTCTGGAGTATATTGAGCAAAACTACAAAGAAGAATTATCATTGAAACAGATCGCTGCCCATTTTAAATACTCTCCAAGTTATTTTTCACGGTTCTTTAAAGAAATTGTTGGGGTTGGTTACAATTCCTACCTTAATTTTGTAAGGGTTAATCATGCCGCTGACCAGCTCCTAAAGACACACAGCACTTTGACCATATGTGCATTGAACAACGGTTTTCCCAATACCAAATCCTTTATTACTTCCTTCAAAAAGCTATATGGATGCACCCCAGGTAAGTTTATAAATTCCTGA
- a CDS encoding adenylylsulfate kinase encodes MKENNCYQIIEKEINWQPPLISEEIKQGDMPGDKISIGRDHIEKANRIFPELLKQLSKMAEKNPQGRVVITVCGGSGVGKSEIASLLSYYFMKMGIGSYTLSGDNYPRRFPVYNDAERLHIFRESALQEMINDGVYTEERFHIIQELQKKGEDADDKYVIRYPWFNSYLAGGVKGLKGYLGTPHEINFDALTNIVSAFKKGENEIWLKRMGREESELWFEKVDFSEVNILIIEWTHGNSDYYKGVDIPVLLNSTPQETLAHRRARNRDGKTDSSFTMKVLELEQNMLREQASKAKIIVTKQGELIDYKSYQALMGAAEEQIRVDETNK; translated from the coding sequence ATGAAAGAAAATAATTGTTATCAGATAATTGAAAAAGAAATTAATTGGCAGCCACCGTTGATATCGGAGGAGATAAAGCAGGGAGATATGCCGGGAGATAAGATAAGCATAGGCAGGGACCATATAGAAAAGGCAAATCGTATATTTCCGGAATTGTTAAAGCAGCTCTCAAAGATGGCGGAAAAAAACCCGCAAGGCCGCGTAGTTATCACGGTGTGCGGAGGTTCAGGAGTTGGAAAGTCTGAGATTGCATCTTTACTTTCCTATTATTTTATGAAAATGGGTATTGGCAGTTATACACTATCGGGAGACAATTATCCGAGGCGGTTCCCGGTATATAATGATGCTGAAAGACTGCATATCTTCAGAGAAAGTGCATTACAGGAAATGATTAATGACGGAGTGTACACGGAAGAAAGATTTCATATTATTCAGGAACTTCAGAAAAAGGGAGAGGATGCAGATGATAAATATGTAATAAGATATCCATGGTTTAATTCCTATCTTGCCGGTGGGGTAAAGGGTTTAAAAGGGTATCTTGGTACGCCGCATGAGATAAACTTTGATGCATTGACTAATATAGTATCTGCATTTAAAAAAGGTGAGAATGAGATATGGTTGAAACGGATGGGCAGGGAAGAGTCAGAGCTGTGGTTTGAGAAAGTTGATTTTAGTGAGGTAAATATTCTTATTATTGAATGGACCCACGGTAATAGTGATTATTATAAGGGAGTAGATATTCCTGTACTCTTAAATAGTACGCCTCAGGAGACTTTGGCACATCGCAGGGCACGTAACCGTGACGGAAAAACAGACAGTTCGTTTACTATGAAGGTATTAGAGTTGGAACAAAATATGTTAAGAGAGCAGGCAAGTAAAGCAAAAATTATCGTGACAAAACAGGGAGAGTTGATAGATTATAAGTCATATCAAGCTTTGATGGGAGCAGCCGAAGAGCAGATAAGGGTAGATGAAACAAATAAATAG
- a CDS encoding alpha-amylase family protein, translating to MNDRSTDVLNNGVMLNAYPDSMGGTLGDIVDFLQKDELSGVFSSFYVLPSIYNTDLDRGFSVIDYNLNELLATRENLRDLKSLNIDLKLDFILNHASVLSEQFQDILKKGERSEYIDFFINWNRFWEGYGHMTEEGYIQPEDKFIKNMFFRKPGLPILMVHMPDGQKIPYWNTFYQSVRYPELDAQDIMKIGKVQYASAAKLAEEINSSLEEGKKPSELEVGRYEKYKMDIVEHLESEIKYLGQMDLNIKSPLVWEFYDNTLKKLSEYGARIVRLDAFAYAPKEPGEKNFLNNPGTWELLSKVQVLADKYNLTLLPEIHAGYEEKIYELIAEKGYMTYDFFLPGLIIDALECGCGDVLRDWARELYDKKIRVVNMLGCHDGIPLLDLKGMIPDERIQKLIDTVVARGGYVKNLHGQKNVYYQVNATYYSALDEDDNKMLLARAIQLFMPGKPQVWYLDLFTGKNDLEAVKRAGEGGHKEINRTNLTKEQIEEQLGKAVVKKQLSMLRFRSDFPAFSFESKLTIENKENELQISWEKDGYTATLQANLETVGYAINGINNQGIKVYEQIVI from the coding sequence ATGAATGATAGATCAACAGATGTTTTAAACAACGGTGTAATGCTTAATGCCTATCCTGACAGTATGGGTGGTACCTTAGGTGATATTGTGGATTTTTTGCAAAAGGATGAGCTAAGTGGTGTATTTTCTTCCTTCTATGTTCTGCCAAGTATATATAATACGGACCTGGATAGAGGTTTTTCTGTCATTGACTATAACCTCAATGAATTACTTGCGACGAGAGAAAATCTAAGGGATCTAAAGTCACTTAATATTGATTTAAAACTGGACTTTATACTTAACCATGCCTCTGTGCTATCGGAACAATTTCAAGATATATTAAAGAAAGGAGAGCGTTCAGAATACATAGATTTCTTTATCAATTGGAACCGGTTTTGGGAAGGTTATGGACATATGACAGAGGAAGGTTATATACAACCGGAGGATAAATTTATTAAAAATATGTTTTTTCGAAAACCAGGGCTGCCTATTCTTATGGTGCACATGCCGGATGGACAAAAGATTCCTTATTGGAATACTTTTTATCAGAGTGTTCGTTATCCCGAACTGGATGCTCAAGATATTATGAAAATAGGAAAAGTCCAATATGCCTCGGCCGCAAAGCTTGCTGAAGAAATAAACTCATCTTTGGAGGAGGGTAAGAAGCCCTCAGAACTTGAAGTTGGCAGATACGAGAAATACAAAATGGATATTGTAGAACATCTGGAATCTGAGATAAAATATCTTGGGCAAATGGATCTTAATATTAAGTCACCTTTGGTTTGGGAATTTTATGATAACACATTGAAAAAATTATCAGAGTACGGAGCCAGAATAGTCAGACTGGATGCATTCGCCTATGCTCCCAAGGAGCCTGGTGAAAAGAATTTCTTAAACAACCCGGGAACCTGGGAACTTCTTTCCAAAGTGCAGGTTTTGGCTGATAAGTACAATCTGACGCTGCTTCCGGAAATTCATGCCGGTTATGAAGAGAAAATATACGAACTTATTGCAGAGAAAGGTTATATGACCTATGATTTCTTTCTGCCGGGATTGATTATCGATGCCCTGGAGTGTGGCTGCGGTGATGTATTAAGAGATTGGGCCAGGGAGCTTTATGATAAGAAAATCAGGGTAGTTAATATGCTTGGATGTCACGACGGTATTCCGTTGTTGGATCTAAAGGGTATGATTCCTGACGAGCGTATTCAGAAGTTGATTGATACGGTGGTAGCAAGAGGAGGCTATGTTAAGAATCTTCACGGGCAGAAGAATGTCTATTACCAGGTGAATGCAACCTATTACAGTGCACTTGATGAAGACGATAATAAAATGCTGCTTGCCAGAGCGATACAGTTATTCATGCCAGGAAAACCTCAGGTATGGTATCTGGATTTATTTACGGGAAAGAATGATTTGGAGGCGGTAAAAAGAGCAGGTGAAGGCGGACATAAAGAAATTAACAGAACGAACCTGACAAAAGAACAGATAGAAGAACAGTTAGGAAAAGCGGTAGTTAAAAAACAGCTTTCCATGCTGCGATTTCGCTCAGACTTCCCGGCTTTTTCCTTTGAATCGAAGCTGACAATAGAAAATAAGGAGAATGAATTGCAGATTAGCTGGGAAAAGGACGGATATACTGCAACATTGCAGGCGAATCTAGAAACAGTAGGCTATGCTATTAATGGAATTAACAATCAGGGTATTAAGGTTTATGAACAGATAGTTATATAA
- a CDS encoding sigma-54-dependent Fis family transcriptional regulator, whose translation MQKVKILGIAPYDGIKSLMLQIAEKRNDVELTAFTGNLDDGLAIAAKYENSGYDVIISRGGTADLIREHCKIPVIDITLSIYDIFRSIKLAENSTNKYVIIGFPAITKNAHFICDILHYNIKICTIHNETEASNALKGLREEGYDMVLCDMITSSLAQKYGMNSILITSGSESIEAAFDLSIQMSVSINKIRNDVTFFQMILENHPHPYLVFNDNLQQIYYSGFSSEPQPVMDEIRKHLPLVKSEGYQKSYFEHGGLLYVLIGKEHTENGQSYIIYYINQRKLPLALTKNGIYHISKEDAYDKFFNSFYGITHSTQNDFMSIEQYAESDYPVMILGEHGTGKEQLARLLYANSKYQNNPMIIIDCARLGTRGWEFITGDNNSPLSDTKTTIYIKNINSLSNDRFMELLSIIKDLNVHRKNRILFTNTLDKDVSLHYSEKIINTLSCLTLTIPPLREHKDDIPNLASLYISVLNMRFAKEIVGFEPAALKLMQDYNWPFNFDQFKRILSQLVNATTTSYISADMVSAILGKELSDTIQMDNGKIYVNLNQTLEEINLEIIKILLNQESNNQSKVAKILGIGRSTLWRMMQKMDMVKTEE comes from the coding sequence ATGCAAAAAGTGAAAATCCTTGGAATTGCCCCATATGATGGTATAAAATCTTTAATGCTCCAAATTGCGGAGAAAAGGAATGATGTTGAGCTCACAGCTTTTACCGGAAATCTGGATGACGGTCTGGCAATTGCAGCTAAGTACGAAAATAGCGGGTATGATGTTATTATCTCAAGAGGAGGTACTGCAGACCTTATTAGAGAGCACTGTAAGATACCGGTTATTGATATCACTCTCAGTATCTATGATATCTTCCGTTCCATTAAGTTAGCTGAGAACTCCACCAACAAATACGTGATTATTGGCTTTCCGGCCATCACAAAGAATGCGCATTTTATCTGTGATATTCTGCATTACAATATAAAAATCTGCACAATTCATAACGAAACTGAAGCTTCCAATGCATTAAAAGGCCTACGGGAAGAAGGTTATGATATGGTTCTCTGTGACATGATTACAAGTTCACTGGCACAAAAATACGGCATGAATTCCATATTAATAACATCCGGTTCAGAAAGCATTGAAGCTGCTTTTGATCTTTCCATACAAATGTCCGTATCCATAAATAAAATCAGAAATGATGTTACTTTCTTTCAAATGATACTAGAAAACCACCCCCATCCTTACCTGGTGTTTAATGATAATCTGCAGCAGATTTATTATTCCGGCTTCTCCTCGGAACCTCAGCCGGTCATGGACGAAATACGAAAGCATCTTCCCCTTGTTAAAAGTGAAGGTTATCAGAAATCATACTTTGAACATGGAGGACTCCTTTATGTTCTAATAGGAAAAGAACATACTGAAAACGGTCAATCCTATATTATATACTATATCAATCAGCGTAAGCTCCCCTTAGCTCTGACTAAAAACGGTATCTACCATATCAGTAAGGAAGATGCTTACGATAAATTCTTCAATAGCTTTTACGGTATTACTCATTCCACCCAAAATGACTTCATGAGTATTGAGCAATATGCAGAAAGTGATTACCCTGTAATGATTCTAGGAGAGCATGGCACCGGCAAGGAGCAGCTGGCTAGACTTCTATATGCAAATAGCAAATACCAGAATAACCCTATGATAATAATAGACTGTGCCAGACTCGGCACTAGAGGCTGGGAGTTTATTACCGGGGATAATAACTCTCCCTTAAGCGATACCAAAACAACAATTTATATCAAGAATATAAATAGTCTGTCAAACGACCGCTTCATGGAGCTGCTAAGCATCATAAAAGACTTGAATGTTCACCGTAAGAACCGTATTCTATTTACCAACACACTGGATAAGGATGTTTCTCTTCATTACAGTGAAAAGATTATTAACACACTTTCCTGCCTTACCCTGACTATCCCTCCTTTAAGAGAGCACAAGGATGATATCCCCAATCTGGCAAGCCTGTATATCAGTGTACTTAATATGCGTTTTGCCAAAGAAATTGTTGGCTTTGAGCCTGCTGCTTTGAAGCTGATGCAAGATTATAACTGGCCGTTTAACTTTGATCAGTTTAAACGAATTCTTAGCCAGCTGGTTAATGCCACTACTACTTCTTATATATCCGCAGATATGGTATCCGCCATACTGGGCAAAGAATTATCTGATACGATTCAGATGGATAATGGTAAAATATATGTGAATCTCAATCAAACATTAGAAGAAATAAATCTTGAGATTATAAAGATTCTGCTCAATCAGGAAAGCAATAATCAAAGTAAGGTCGCTAAAATCCTTGGTATCGGCAGATCAACCCTATGGAGGATGATGCAAAAGATGGACATGGTTAAGACCGAGGAATAG
- a CDS encoding four-carbon acid sugar kinase family protein, protein MVKLLLISDDFTGALDTGIQFVQYGAKTKIITTAEAENYLFVKDEVEVLVIDAQTRHLTGEQAYQKVFKLVKSAIAAGIPHIYKKTDSGLRGNIGSELKALLDASEELFLPFVPAYPQMNRITIGGYHYIDGQPIRESVFGKDPFEPVISSEVQELFDRRNIRIELFKKSSEYHTSFELPVIGIYDAQTDEDILEITKDLYEKKQLRIMAGCAGFASALPEFMDFQKQNLRMPELNQSLLVVCGSINPISKAQIEYGEEKGFKRIILSPRQQLEKGYLDSKEGRLWLKELEELFSQNSVVMLDTGVPESEFVNTYMQEYGMSLHEARERISLALGEIVKKLLDNNYRHALMVIGGDTLLGFFNQIGCNEIYPEYELEAGSVLSHINYKDNIVWIISKSGGFGKEDVIYQLAEKLHIAGGAIC, encoded by the coding sequence ATGGTAAAGCTGTTATTGATTTCAGATGATTTCACCGGGGCTTTGGATACGGGAATTCAATTCGTGCAATATGGGGCAAAAACAAAAATAATAACAACTGCCGAAGCGGAAAATTACCTGTTTGTAAAAGATGAAGTGGAGGTACTTGTAATCGATGCTCAGACAAGACATCTTACCGGAGAACAGGCATACCAAAAGGTATTTAAGTTAGTTAAAAGTGCAATTGCAGCAGGAATACCCCATATTTATAAGAAGACCGATTCCGGACTTCGAGGAAATATCGGAAGTGAATTAAAGGCTTTGCTGGATGCCAGTGAAGAATTATTTCTTCCTTTTGTACCGGCCTACCCACAGATGAACAGAATTACCATAGGCGGATATCACTATATAGACGGGCAGCCTATCAGAGAGAGTGTTTTCGGCAAAGATCCATTTGAACCGGTAATATCCTCTGAGGTTCAAGAACTTTTTGACAGAAGAAACATAAGAATTGAGTTATTCAAAAAAAGTTCTGAATATCATACAAGCTTTGAGTTACCGGTTATCGGTATTTACGATGCACAGACAGATGAGGATATACTTGAAATTACAAAAGACTTGTATGAAAAAAAACAGCTTAGAATTATGGCCGGTTGTGCCGGATTTGCATCAGCCCTTCCGGAATTCATGGATTTTCAGAAACAAAACCTTCGTATGCCGGAGCTTAATCAATCTCTTTTGGTAGTATGCGGCAGTATTAATCCGATTTCAAAAGCTCAGATTGAATATGGAGAGGAAAAAGGATTCAAGCGGATTATTCTTTCACCAAGACAGCAGTTAGAGAAAGGTTATCTTGATTCCAAAGAGGGAAGACTTTGGCTGAAGGAGCTGGAAGAGCTTTTTTCTCAGAACTCTGTGGTGATGCTAGACACAGGGGTGCCGGAGTCTGAATTTGTTAATACTTATATGCAAGAGTATGGTATGTCTCTTCATGAAGCAAGAGAAAGAATATCCTTGGCATTAGGAGAGATTGTTAAAAAACTTCTTGATAATAACTACAGACATGCTCTCATGGTGATAGGAGGCGATACGCTGTTGGGTTTTTTCAACCAGATAGGATGTAATGAAATATACCCCGAGTATGAACTGGAAGCTGGGTCGGTACTATCACATATTAATTATAAAGATAACATAGTCTGGATAATCTCCAAATCCGGCGGATTTGGGAAAGAAGATGTTATATATCAGCTTGCAGAGAAATTACATATAGCAGGAGGTGCCATATGCTAA
- a CDS encoding iron-containing alcohol dehydrogenase, producing the protein MLNEYSLMMPEKIYSGNNSLEKLKLLVMDKYKKVAVFTDRGIRGSGIVDTLFDILEECKIPIVVFDELPSEPTWMEAQKTVDAFKEESADCIIAIGGGSVMDVAKLASIASSGEYGVKELLEDPLRGVKQVPAILIPTTAGTGSEATPNSIVTVPEKNLKIGIVNPAMIADAVILDGRALIGLPKKIAASTGIDALAHGIECYTSNKANPFSNMFAMEALKLIFNNIIPACERQDAVEEKNNMLLAAFYAGVAITASGTTAVHALSYPLGGRYHIPHGVSNAMMLLPVLKYNKEACLKEFSEIYDEVIKKEQGLSQEEKADLLLIEIDTIIKRLEVPLSLKAYGVSKSDLEALVHDGLEVKRLLVNNKRTVTEEAARMLYLEAMEAEG; encoded by the coding sequence ATGCTAAATGAATATTCATTGATGATGCCGGAGAAGATTTACAGCGGTAACAATTCATTAGAGAAACTGAAATTACTTGTAATGGATAAGTATAAAAAGGTCGCAGTATTTACAGACAGAGGTATCAGAGGTTCGGGAATAGTGGATACCCTCTTTGATATATTAGAGGAATGCAAAATTCCTATTGTAGTATTTGATGAGCTCCCCTCGGAACCCACCTGGATGGAGGCGCAAAAGACAGTGGATGCTTTTAAGGAGGAGAGTGCCGACTGTATTATTGCGATCGGTGGCGGAAGTGTCATGGATGTTGCCAAACTGGCGTCTATAGCAAGCTCAGGAGAATATGGCGTAAAAGAACTGCTGGAGGATCCTCTTAGAGGAGTCAAACAGGTGCCAGCAATTTTGATTCCTACTACTGCCGGAACCGGCTCAGAGGCAACCCCCAACAGTATCGTTACGGTACCGGAGAAGAACCTTAAGATTGGCATTGTAAACCCAGCGATGATTGCGGATGCGGTGATATTAGACGGCAGAGCGTTAATTGGATTGCCAAAGAAGATAGCTGCTTCAACAGGAATTGATGCATTGGCTCACGGCATTGAATGCTATACCTCCAATAAGGCAAATCCTTTTAGCAATATGTTTGCCATGGAAGCCCTGAAGCTGATCTTTAATAACATTATACCTGCCTGCGAAAGGCAGGATGCGGTGGAAGAAAAGAATAATATGCTGTTAGCAGCATTTTATGCAGGAGTAGCGATAACTGCTTCCGGAACCACTGCGGTTCATGCCTTATCCTATCCTCTGGGAGGAAGATACCATATCCCCCATGGGGTTTCCAATGCAATGATGCTTCTGCCAGTGCTTAAGTATAATAAAGAAGCCTGCTTAAAGGAATTTTCAGAAATATATGATGAAGTCATAAAGAAGGAACAAGGTCTTAGTCAGGAAGAAAAAGCTGACTTACTATTAATTGAAATTGATACAATAATCAAAAGACTGGAAGTACCGTTGTCCTTAAAAGCTTACGGAGTATCAAAGAGTGATCTGGAAGCGTTGGTGCACGACGGGCTGGAGGTAAAGCGTCTTCTGGTCAACAATAAAAGGACAGTCACAGAGGAAGCGGCAAGAATGCTTTATCTGGAAGCAATGGAGGCAGAAGGTTAG
- the dapA gene encoding 4-hydroxy-tetrahydrodipicolinate synthase has product MKFLKGIIAPIITPMKEDESINEAELRNQVNRLIDAGIHGIFTTGTNGEGYILSYEEKEQVLSAVLDEVKGRVTVYAGTGCISTKETIRLSKRAEEQGADVLSVITPSFAKASQEELYEHFLAVAGEVKLPIILYNIPERTGNVLQPDTVARLAKIENIIGIKDSSGNFNNMLQYIDKTKNMDFSVYSGNDALILWTLLAGGAGAISGCANVFPENMVNIYESYINGDLEAAKKYQSNINSFRECFVHGNPNTIVKTAVALLGYPVGSCRRPFHKLPDTGITAIKKVLEDNKVLGIR; this is encoded by the coding sequence ATGAAATTTTTAAAAGGCATTATTGCACCGATTATCACTCCCATGAAGGAAGATGAAAGCATAAATGAAGCAGAATTAAGGAATCAGGTTAACCGGCTTATAGATGCGGGAATTCATGGAATTTTTACAACGGGAACTAACGGAGAAGGATATATTCTCTCATATGAAGAAAAGGAACAGGTGCTGTCTGCCGTATTAGATGAAGTCAAAGGCAGGGTAACTGTCTATGCAGGGACAGGCTGTATCAGTACAAAAGAAACCATAAGGCTATCAAAGAGAGCAGAAGAACAAGGCGCAGATGTATTATCAGTCATCACTCCGTCATTTGCAAAGGCTTCACAGGAAGAATTGTATGAGCATTTTCTGGCTGTAGCCGGAGAGGTAAAGCTCCCTATCATATTGTATAACATACCGGAACGGACAGGAAATGTCCTTCAGCCGGATACTGTAGCAAGGCTTGCAAAAATTGAAAACATCATTGGAATTAAAGACAGCAGCGGAAATTTTAATAATATGCTTCAATATATCGATAAAACAAAAAACATGGATTTTTCTGTTTATAGCGGAAATGATGCACTTATATTATGGACATTGCTGGCAGGCGGAGCCGGTGCTATCTCAGGGTGTGCAAATGTATTTCCTGAAAATATGGTAAATATCTATGAAAGCTATATCAACGGAGACCTTGAGGCGGCAAAGAAATACCAGAGTAATATAAACAGCTTCAGAGAGTGCTTTGTTCATGGAAACCCTAATACCATAGTGAAGACTGCCGTTGCTCTGTTGGGTTACCCGGTAGGCAGCTGCAGAAGACCTTTTCATAAGCTGCCGGATACAGGGATAACAGCAATTAAAAAAGTGCTGGAGGATAACAAGGTACTAGGTATCAGATAA
- the pdxA gene encoding 4-hydroxythreonine-4-phosphate dehydrogenase PdxA, whose product MGDPAGIGPEITVKALSKQDLYERCAPVVIGDLSVLKKALIYTGLTDLQLHPIANVKEAVFQPGLIDVLDMGLADSEKLAIGQVSKMAGEAAFQYVKKVIELAMEGKVDATVTNPLNKEAINLAGHHYAGHTEIYAKLTDTPKYTMMLAHKDFRVVHVSTHVSLREACDKVRKERVLEVIEIANKACLAMGIEKPVIGVAGLNPHSGENGLFGREEIDEIIPAIEAAKLKGIQTEGPVPPDTIFSKAIGGWYDMVVAMYHDQGHIPLKVTGFVFNRKLNKWDAVEGVNITLGLPIIRTSVDHGTAFDQAGTGTASEVSLINAIDYAIRFAGKK is encoded by the coding sequence ATGGGGGATCCTGCCGGTATCGGACCAGAAATCACGGTGAAGGCATTAAGTAAACAGGATTTATACGAACGGTGTGCACCTGTGGTAATAGGAGATCTCTCTGTTCTAAAAAAAGCACTTATATATACAGGGCTTACTGATCTGCAGCTTCACCCGATTGCAAATGTAAAAGAGGCTGTGTTTCAGCCTGGACTGATTGATGTACTTGACATGGGATTGGCAGACAGTGAGAAGCTTGCTATTGGTCAGGTATCTAAAATGGCTGGAGAAGCAGCTTTTCAGTATGTGAAGAAGGTCATTGAACTGGCAATGGAAGGTAAGGTAGATGCTACCGTTACCAATCCGTTAAATAAGGAAGCTATAAATCTGGCAGGGCATCATTATGCAGGACATACTGAAATCTATGCTAAACTTACAGATACACCTAAATATACGATGATGCTTGCCCATAAGGACTTCAGAGTTGTACATGTTTCCACCCATGTATCGCTAAGAGAGGCTTGTGACAAAGTCAGGAAGGAAAGGGTTCTGGAGGTAATAGAAATTGCCAATAAAGCTTGTCTTGCAATGGGAATTGAAAAACCTGTTATTGGGGTTGCAGGTTTGAATCCTCACAGCGGAGAAAACGGGTTGTTTGGAAGAGAAGAAATAGATGAGATAATTCCGGCTATAGAAGCTGCCAAGCTAAAAGGCATCCAGACCGAAGGACCGGTGCCTCCGGATACCATCTTTTCAAAAGCAATAGGAGGCTGGTATGACATGGTAGTTGCAATGTATCACGACCAGGGGCATATCCCTCTAAAGGTAACAGGATTTGTATTTAACCGGAAGCTTAATAAATGGGATGCGGTGGAAGGCGTCAATATAACACTGGGTTTACCGATCATTAGGACATCTGTTGACCACGGAACTGCCTTTGACCAGGCAGGAACAGGAACAGCAAGTGAAGTAAGTCTTATTAATGCAATTGATTATGCAATCAGGTTTGCCGGAAAAAAATAA